The following coding sequences are from one Burkholderia stabilis window:
- a CDS encoding SDR family NAD(P)-dependent oxidoreductase → MTKSIRFDGGTAVITGAASGIGSGLARHAAALGMRVVLADLDPAKLDAFAATLDTDVLCVPTDVSRPEAVDALAEAAWQRFGGVDLLFNNAGVMATGFSWEITPERFERSFAINVHGVLNGIRSFVPRMLERNVPARVVNTASVGGFLPSPLMSPYSATKFAVVALTESLYGELKMLGAPVGVSLLAPGPVQSGIFNDPFGAAHDRPEVRGFVDTMRSMLNAHGLTPDAFAERVFDGIREGRYWLIPQPETIDGALQRRTDDILAARDPSLPSF, encoded by the coding sequence ATGACGAAATCGATTCGCTTCGACGGCGGCACCGCCGTGATTACCGGCGCGGCCAGCGGCATCGGCAGCGGGCTCGCGCGCCACGCGGCCGCGCTCGGCATGCGCGTCGTGCTGGCCGATCTCGACCCGGCGAAGCTCGACGCGTTCGCCGCAACGCTCGATACCGACGTGCTGTGCGTGCCGACCGACGTGAGCCGGCCGGAAGCCGTCGACGCGCTCGCGGAAGCCGCATGGCAACGCTTCGGCGGCGTCGACCTGCTGTTCAACAATGCGGGCGTGATGGCGACCGGCTTCAGCTGGGAAATCACGCCGGAGCGCTTCGAGCGCAGCTTCGCGATCAACGTGCACGGCGTGCTGAACGGGATTCGCAGCTTCGTGCCGCGCATGCTCGAGCGCAACGTGCCGGCGCGCGTCGTGAACACCGCATCGGTCGGTGGGTTCCTGCCGAGCCCGCTGATGTCGCCTTATTCGGCGACCAAATTCGCGGTCGTCGCGCTGACCGAATCGCTGTACGGCGAACTGAAGATGCTCGGCGCGCCGGTGGGCGTGTCGCTGCTCGCGCCGGGGCCCGTGCAGTCGGGCATCTTCAACGATCCGTTCGGCGCTGCGCACGACCGGCCCGAAGTGCGCGGCTTCGTCGACACGATGCGCTCGATGCTGAACGCGCACGGGCTCACGCCCGACGCGTTCGCCGAGCGTGTGTTCGACGGCATCCGCGAAGGGCGTTACTGGCTGATTCCGCAACCGGAGACGATCGACGGCGCGCTGCAGCGGCGCACCGACGACATCCTCGCCGCGCGCGATCCGTCGCTGCCGTCGTTCTGA
- a CDS encoding SDR family NAD(P)-dependent oxidoreductase, translating into MTDTRTAILAGKCALVTGASRGIGRAIAQRLASEGATVVVTARSLTQSAGTAGTLAETVALIEQAGGRAIALAADLSNAAERDALVGRAADAAGGLDILVNNAGVADYACVDAMPMTMFDTTIEHYLRIPFALAQAAIPLMRARGAGWIVNVGSVTALAPLRPFDDFSRAGGATVYAAVKAALSRFTQGLAAELEADGIAVNLVAPSTAIRTPGAARYIPEGYPTEDVAYLAETALALCSLPARERTGLVTHSLHFPLAQRLAVRSLDGRTPLPPPVIPDYAHPHIDPTGF; encoded by the coding sequence ATGACCGACACCCGAACCGCGATCCTCGCGGGCAAGTGCGCACTCGTGACCGGCGCGAGCCGCGGCATCGGCCGCGCGATCGCGCAGCGCCTCGCATCCGAAGGCGCGACCGTCGTCGTCACCGCACGCAGCCTCACGCAATCGGCCGGCACCGCCGGCACGCTCGCCGAAACGGTTGCACTGATCGAACAGGCCGGCGGCCGGGCCATCGCGCTCGCGGCCGACCTGTCGAACGCGGCCGAGCGCGACGCACTCGTCGGGCGCGCGGCCGACGCGGCCGGCGGCCTCGACATCCTCGTGAACAATGCAGGCGTGGCCGATTACGCGTGCGTCGACGCGATGCCGATGACGATGTTCGACACGACGATCGAACACTATCTGCGCATTCCGTTCGCGCTGGCCCAGGCCGCGATCCCGCTGATGCGCGCGCGCGGCGCCGGCTGGATCGTGAACGTCGGCTCGGTGACGGCGCTGGCGCCGCTGCGGCCGTTCGATGATTTCTCGCGCGCGGGCGGCGCGACCGTCTATGCGGCGGTGAAGGCCGCGCTGTCGCGCTTCACGCAGGGGCTCGCGGCCGAACTCGAAGCCGACGGCATCGCGGTGAATCTCGTCGCGCCGAGCACGGCGATCCGCACGCCGGGCGCGGCGCGCTACATCCCCGAAGGCTATCCGACCGAGGACGTCGCGTATCTCGCCGAAACCGCGCTCGCGCTGTGCAGCCTGCCGGCGCGCGAACGCACGGGCCTCGTCACGCACAGCCTGCATTTCCCGCTCGCACAGCGCCTTGCCGTGCGTTCGCTCGACGGCCGCACGCCGCTGCCGCCGCCGGTGATCCCCGACTACGCACATCCCCACATCGACCCGACAGGATTCTGA
- a CDS encoding NADP-dependent oxidoreductase, giving the protein MRALLIDRVGHSDALRLADVSAPKPGPGDVLIRVAYAGVNPADWKCREGYLGAFMQYTFPFVIGFDAAGVVEAVGDGVDGFAPGMRVFAQTDVGAGRWGAYAEYVAVRHDSVVRLPDAVSFAEAAATPTPALAAWAGLFDDGGLRAGQTVLVHGGAGAVGTFAIQLAAQAGARVAATCSARNLDTVESLGAEAAIDYRAPDIAAAVHAWAPGGVDLVLDAVGGDTLPGALDLLAPGGTLVNIMTLAAGDAERLAATGADAARRGLRTAMTYSRMPSGHTLASIAERLGRRELRVPRFDSFPLEQAARALDLVQTGEAKTKLVLHVADIAG; this is encoded by the coding sequence ATGCGAGCCCTTTTGATCGACCGCGTCGGCCATTCCGACGCATTGCGGCTGGCCGACGTTTCGGCGCCGAAGCCGGGCCCCGGCGACGTGCTGATCCGCGTCGCGTATGCGGGCGTCAATCCCGCCGACTGGAAATGCCGGGAAGGTTATCTCGGCGCGTTCATGCAGTACACGTTTCCGTTCGTGATCGGTTTCGATGCGGCGGGCGTGGTCGAGGCGGTCGGCGACGGCGTCGACGGTTTCGCGCCCGGCATGCGCGTGTTCGCGCAGACCGATGTCGGCGCGGGGCGCTGGGGCGCGTATGCCGAATACGTCGCGGTGCGCCACGACTCGGTCGTGCGGCTGCCCGACGCGGTGAGCTTCGCGGAAGCGGCGGCCACGCCGACGCCCGCGCTGGCCGCGTGGGCCGGCCTGTTCGACGACGGCGGGCTGCGCGCCGGGCAGACCGTGCTGGTGCACGGCGGCGCGGGCGCGGTCGGCACGTTCGCGATCCAGCTCGCGGCCCAGGCCGGCGCGCGCGTCGCGGCGACGTGTTCGGCGCGCAATCTCGACACGGTCGAATCGTTGGGTGCGGAGGCCGCCATCGACTATCGCGCACCGGACATCGCCGCTGCGGTGCATGCCTGGGCGCCCGGCGGCGTCGATCTCGTGCTCGACGCGGTCGGCGGCGACACGCTGCCCGGCGCGCTCGACCTGCTCGCGCCGGGCGGCACGCTCGTGAACATCATGACGCTCGCGGCCGGCGATGCCGAGCGGCTGGCCGCGACGGGCGCCGACGCCGCGCGGCGCGGGCTGCGCACCGCGATGACCTACAGCCGGATGCCGAGCGGCCACACGCTCGCATCGATTGCCGAACGGCTCGGCCGGCGCGAGTTGCGCGTGCCGCGTTTCGACAGTTTCCCGCTCGAACAGGCGGCCCGGGCGCTCGATCTCGTTCAAACGGGCGAGGCGAAAACCAAGCTCGTGCTGCACGTTGCGGATATCGCGGGCTGA
- a CDS encoding Dabb family protein translates to MRHDTAQVFVSVDRDAHAIEHALCEAARALPGARRVTLARNQEGSWGAGDYTLDVLRDAPVVDPATDFATLARLPGIARIDGAVCRPIGGGLREPGLHDGVWRTLMLRTRPQASETQVAALESELLQMPAFMPGIRNWRLSRIETPGAWTHVWQQEFAHVGDLLGEYLMHPYHWGWVDRRFDAESPDWTVDAISHAFCPLASSLLADTAT, encoded by the coding sequence ATGCGGCATGACACGGCGCAGGTATTCGTTTCGGTGGATCGCGATGCGCATGCGATCGAACATGCATTGTGCGAGGCCGCGCGTGCGCTGCCCGGCGCGAGACGTGTGACGCTCGCGCGCAATCAGGAAGGTAGCTGGGGCGCGGGCGACTACACGCTCGACGTGTTGCGCGATGCGCCCGTGGTCGATCCTGCCACGGATTTCGCCACGCTGGCTCGGCTGCCGGGCATCGCACGCATCGACGGCGCCGTTTGTCGCCCGATCGGCGGCGGCCTGCGCGAACCCGGGTTGCACGACGGCGTGTGGCGCACGCTGATGCTGCGCACGCGGCCGCAGGCCAGCGAAACGCAAGTCGCCGCGCTCGAAAGCGAGTTGCTGCAGATGCCCGCATTCATGCCCGGCATCCGCAACTGGCGACTGAGCCGGATCGAGACGCCGGGTGCCTGGACGCACGTGTGGCAGCAGGAATTCGCGCACGTCGGCGATCTGCTCGGCGAATACCTGATGCATCCGTATCACTGGGGCTGGGTCGACCGCCGGTTCGACGCCGAAAGCCCCGACTGGACGGTCGACGCGATCTCGCATGCGTTCTGTCCGCTCGCATCGAGCCTGCTGGCCGATACGGCGACGTGA
- a CDS encoding helix-turn-helix domain-containing protein, which yields MKPRAMPQNGRVLPGFGARLLSELTRSGAAPAGRDTQAPHDAPTAGGFVALYRDAIERLEAQVARGDGHPPMRKQEVDLMCRCLLSCATLADAIRCARDFCDMLTPRAGMLSLAVRDGRATFRMDSLRRTRSPAACLVDLTGLFCYLQLFGWLIGQPLRPIDVWLGHPRRDDAVPLLGLFNAPVDVGRKTYGFAFDAARLECRVIRQPAELDAFLVDFPFRLIDAAPAVVSWTQQVRGFLDAALAHAQALPALVELAAWLGVSEATLRRRLAAEGSGYHALREQCVADAARRCLRDTDWPVARVAAHLGFGGEEAFRRAFVRWTGVAPSRFRRDPPPSIPVFRQT from the coding sequence ATGAAACCGCGCGCAATGCCCCAAAACGGCCGCGTCCTGCCGGGTTTCGGCGCGCGCCTGCTGAGCGAACTCACGCGCAGCGGCGCGGCGCCGGCCGGACGCGATACGCAGGCGCCGCACGATGCGCCGACGGCCGGCGGTTTCGTTGCGCTCTACCGCGACGCGATCGAGCGGCTCGAAGCGCAGGTCGCGCGCGGCGACGGCCACCCGCCGATGCGCAAGCAGGAAGTCGACCTGATGTGCCGCTGCCTGCTGAGCTGCGCGACGCTCGCCGACGCGATCCGCTGCGCGCGCGACTTCTGCGACATGCTGACGCCACGCGCCGGCATGCTGTCGCTCGCGGTGCGCGACGGACGCGCGACGTTCCGGATGGACTCGCTGCGCCGCACGCGCAGCCCGGCCGCGTGCCTCGTCGACCTGACGGGCCTGTTCTGCTATCTGCAACTGTTCGGCTGGCTGATCGGGCAGCCGCTGCGGCCAATCGACGTGTGGCTCGGCCATCCGCGCCGCGACGACGCGGTGCCGCTGCTCGGTCTGTTCAACGCGCCGGTCGACGTCGGCCGGAAAACCTACGGCTTCGCGTTCGATGCGGCGCGGCTCGAATGCCGCGTGATCCGCCAGCCGGCCGAACTCGACGCGTTCCTCGTCGATTTCCCGTTTCGTCTGATCGATGCGGCGCCAGCCGTCGTGTCGTGGACGCAGCAGGTGCGCGGCTTTCTCGATGCGGCGCTCGCGCACGCACAGGCGCTGCCGGCGCTCGTGGAGCTGGCCGCGTGGCTCGGCGTCAGCGAGGCGACGCTGCGGCGGCGGCTCGCGGCGGAAGGCAGCGGTTATCACGCGTTGCGCGAGCAATGCGTGGCCGACGCCGCGCGACGATGCCTGCGCGACACGGACTGGCCGGTCGCACGCGTGGCCGCACATCTCGGGTTCGGCGGCGAGGAAGCGTTCCGGCGTGCGTTCGTGCGCTGGACGGGTGTCGCGCCGAGCCGGTTCAGGCGCGATCCCCCGCCGTCGATCCCGGTGTTTCGTCAGACATGA
- a CDS encoding TonB-dependent receptor domain-containing protein, giving the protein MNIRYLLATSAASALLAPIAHAAGDTALPQAARPAESADLPTISVTDTRRLPESFDGRYASTQVLTREDLDRLSPGDPSITQALATLPGVTVSQNGGPGSSASVSIRGSSASQVAVFIDGIRIGSSTTGIAPWADLPTEAFERVEVISGPAAASFGANAMGGVVQLFSRRASNQPNQTTVSFGGGSNKTFDTQLRTSGTVPSTGPLAALGGLTYSLGLHDYNTAGIDATRPFFYAHEAGRNPYHAQDLDARLGYARDNWSISTFALYHRSDLSYDNIGYANRQLDHQLTAGIAFRLDITPDTQFAQSFGYSNDRAFIYANDPTLATDQINSQRISTSTSLTHQEHGFHLFGLPLSGETKLAYDFTREQAFLPFDIPAGVPTRNDSAFSLHQSATLGSVTMFLAGRHEIIAGQSVNTGNAALSWAITPVYTARVSYGNAFRLPTFNDLYYPGYGNPNLSPERNTSVEAAIDANTSYGTFSAAIYDTRVNNLIAYNPATFSPMNIGRSHIRGIDLSYKGTIGRSTPVSLAIGILNPQDETNQTWLNRRPRQTVSLNVDHTWDELHLHALSTGASLLYGGSTFDDPANTQYLPSYLTVSLRAAYRINSHLTVSASLSNLFERQYMTAYGYNTLGRTAFGKVSYTF; this is encoded by the coding sequence ATGAACATTCGTTACCTTCTTGCCACGTCCGCCGCCAGCGCGCTGCTTGCCCCGATCGCCCATGCTGCCGGCGACACCGCGCTCCCGCAGGCCGCCCGGCCCGCGGAAAGCGCCGACCTGCCGACGATCAGCGTGACCGACACGCGGCGCCTGCCCGAATCGTTCGACGGTCGTTATGCGTCGACGCAGGTGCTCACGCGCGAGGATCTCGACCGGCTGTCGCCCGGCGACCCGAGCATCACGCAGGCGCTCGCGACGCTGCCGGGCGTCACCGTCTCGCAGAACGGCGGCCCCGGCTCGTCCGCGTCGGTCAGCATCCGCGGCTCGTCGGCCAGCCAGGTCGCCGTGTTCATCGACGGCATCCGGATCGGCTCGTCGACCACCGGCATCGCGCCGTGGGCCGATCTGCCGACCGAAGCGTTCGAGCGCGTCGAAGTGATCTCGGGGCCGGCCGCCGCGTCGTTCGGCGCCAATGCGATGGGCGGCGTCGTGCAGCTCTTCTCGCGCCGCGCCAGCAATCAACCGAACCAGACCACGGTGTCGTTCGGCGGCGGGTCGAACAAGACCTTCGACACGCAGTTGCGCACGTCGGGCACGGTGCCGTCGACGGGGCCGCTGGCCGCGCTCGGCGGGCTCACCTACTCGCTCGGCCTGCACGACTACAACACGGCCGGCATCGATGCGACGCGCCCGTTCTTCTACGCGCACGAAGCCGGCCGCAATCCGTATCACGCACAGGATCTCGATGCGCGCCTCGGCTACGCGCGCGACAACTGGTCGATCTCGACGTTCGCGCTGTATCACCGGTCCGATCTGTCCTACGACAACATCGGCTATGCGAACCGTCAGCTCGATCATCAACTGACGGCCGGCATCGCGTTCCGTCTCGACATCACGCCCGACACGCAGTTCGCCCAGTCGTTCGGCTATTCGAACGACCGCGCCTTCATCTACGCGAACGACCCGACCCTTGCGACCGACCAGATCAATTCGCAGCGCATCAGCACGTCGACGTCGCTGACCCACCAGGAACACGGGTTCCACCTGTTCGGCCTGCCGCTGTCGGGCGAGACGAAGCTGGCCTACGACTTCACGCGCGAACAGGCGTTCCTGCCGTTCGACATTCCCGCCGGCGTGCCGACGCGCAACGATTCCGCGTTCTCGCTGCATCAGTCGGCGACGCTCGGCAGCGTGACGATGTTCCTCGCGGGGCGTCACGAGATCATTGCCGGGCAGTCGGTGAACACCGGCAATGCCGCGCTGTCGTGGGCGATCACGCCGGTCTACACGGCGCGCGTGTCGTACGGCAACGCGTTCCGCCTGCCGACGTTCAACGACCTGTACTACCCCGGCTACGGCAATCCGAACCTCAGCCCCGAACGCAACACGTCGGTCGAGGCCGCGATCGACGCGAATACGTCGTACGGCACGTTCTCCGCCGCGATCTACGACACGCGGGTCAACAACCTGATCGCGTACAACCCCGCGACGTTCTCGCCGATGAACATTGGCCGTTCGCATATTCGCGGCATCGACCTGTCGTACAAGGGCACGATCGGCCGCTCGACGCCGGTGAGCCTCGCGATCGGCATCCTGAATCCGCAGGACGAGACCAACCAGACCTGGCTCAACCGCCGGCCGCGCCAGACGGTCAGCCTCAACGTCGATCACACGTGGGACGAACTGCACCTGCACGCGCTGAGCACGGGCGCGTCGCTGCTCTACGGCGGCTCGACGTTCGACGATCCGGCCAATACGCAGTATCTGCCGTCGTACCTGACCGTGAGCCTGCGCGCGGCCTACCGGATCAATTCGCACCTGACGGTGTCGGCGTCGCTGTCGAACCTCTTCGAGCGGCAGTACATGACCGCGTACGGCTACAACACGCTCGGACGCACCGCGTTCGGCAAGGTCAGCTATACGTTCTGA
- a CDS encoding TetR/AcrR family transcriptional regulator has product MARAGITVDRLVEAGAQLADETGFEQLTGAALARHFDVKLASLYSHIPSFDDLKSRIALFALQELADRATDALAGRTGKDALAALANVYRDYAREHPGRFAAARHPVSAERAAESAGGRLVRMTAAMLRGYAIPDAEQAHAIRLLGGFFMGYVTLESAGGFSHSAPDSDASWSRSLDALDVMLRHWPSAA; this is encoded by the coding sequence ATGGCGCGTGCCGGCATTACCGTAGACAGGCTCGTCGAAGCCGGCGCGCAGCTCGCCGATGAAACCGGCTTCGAGCAGCTCACCGGCGCGGCGCTCGCGCGGCACTTCGACGTGAAGCTCGCCAGCCTGTATTCCCATATCCCGAGTTTCGACGACCTCAAGAGCCGTATCGCGCTGTTCGCGCTGCAGGAGCTGGCCGACCGCGCGACCGACGCACTGGCCGGCCGCACCGGCAAGGACGCGCTGGCCGCACTCGCGAACGTCTATCGCGACTATGCGCGCGAGCATCCCGGCCGCTTTGCGGCCGCGCGGCATCCGGTGAGCGCGGAACGCGCCGCCGAGAGCGCGGGCGGCCGGCTCGTCAGGATGACCGCGGCCATGCTGCGCGGCTACGCGATTCCCGACGCCGAACAGGCGCATGCGATTCGCCTGCTCGGCGGTTTCTTCATGGGCTACGTGACGCTGGAAAGCGCGGGCGGTTTCTCGCACAGCGCGCCGGATTCCGACGCGTCGTGGTCGCGCAGTCTCGACGCGCTGGACGTGATGCTGCGCCACTGGCCGTCGGCCGCATGA
- a CDS encoding alpha/beta hydrolase — MKDKPDGVAVPSRVVPFPASISDEARDALRRLVGDDGVPLNALHVMPPPDDHDAWMRVKAAADAHYAAAIEQLGGYLRSSVETIRAGHADIHVATPADAISGECAVIDLHGGALVLGGGAACRAGAQMQADRLGIRCYGVDYRLPPEHPYPAALDDCIAAYSHVLERYAPENIVISGRSAGGNLAAAMVLRARDEGLPLPAALVLLSPEADLTESGDSFETNRLVDVVLPGSLMPNNLLYANGADLAHPYLSPLFGDFAAGFPPTFIQSGTRDLFLSNAVRLHRALRRAQVPTELHVFEGMPHGGFMGAPEDRELGREIAGFVRAHLRALN; from the coding sequence ATGAAAGACAAACCTGACGGCGTCGCCGTACCGAGCCGGGTCGTCCCCTTTCCCGCGTCGATCAGCGACGAAGCGCGAGACGCGCTGCGGCGACTGGTCGGCGACGACGGCGTGCCGCTGAATGCGTTGCACGTGATGCCACCGCCGGACGATCACGATGCGTGGATGCGCGTGAAAGCCGCGGCCGATGCGCATTACGCGGCGGCCATCGAGCAGCTCGGCGGGTATCTGCGCTCGAGCGTCGAGACGATCCGGGCCGGCCACGCCGACATCCACGTCGCGACGCCCGCCGATGCGATTTCCGGCGAATGCGCGGTCATCGACCTGCATGGCGGCGCGCTGGTCCTGGGCGGCGGCGCCGCGTGCCGCGCCGGCGCGCAGATGCAGGCCGACCGGCTCGGCATTCGATGCTACGGCGTCGACTATCGCCTGCCGCCCGAGCATCCGTATCCGGCCGCGCTCGACGATTGCATCGCGGCCTATTCGCACGTGCTGGAACGCTACGCGCCGGAGAACATCGTCATCAGCGGCCGCTCGGCCGGCGGCAATCTCGCCGCCGCGATGGTGCTGCGCGCCCGCGACGAAGGCTTGCCGCTGCCGGCCGCACTGGTGCTGCTGTCGCCCGAGGCCGATCTCACCGAATCCGGTGACAGCTTCGAGACCAACCGGCTCGTCGATGTCGTGCTGCCGGGGTCGCTGATGCCGAACAACCTGCTCTACGCGAACGGCGCCGATCTCGCGCATCCTTACCTGTCGCCGCTGTTCGGCGATTTCGCCGCCGGTTTTCCGCCGACGTTCATCCAGAGCGGCACGCGCGACCTGTTCCTGTCGAACGCGGTGCGCCTGCATCGCGCGTTGCGGCGCGCGCAGGTGCCGACCGAGCTTCACGTGTTCGAAGGGATGCCGCATGGCGGCTTCATGGGCGCGCCGGAGGACAGGGAGCTGGGCCGGGAAATCGCAGGCTTCGTGCGCGCGCATTTGCGGGCATTGAACTGA
- a CDS encoding DUF6331 family protein, with translation MNEKPHKDDIRIGQDRWIAFGDLAGGHGQAIEIDPHLAALMPLIDALETECVAGCCGIDAFGFWPDDIAVALSAWHRDALVRLADDLLSAQRSIDALPSDIVVSTRMNHYLRKTVMQELLAHLRTVVDDIRPQRDAPRA, from the coding sequence ATGAACGAGAAGCCGCACAAGGACGACATCCGTATCGGCCAGGATCGCTGGATCGCATTTGGCGACCTGGCGGGCGGCCACGGGCAAGCGATCGAGATCGATCCGCATCTGGCGGCGCTCATGCCGTTGATCGATGCGCTGGAAACGGAATGCGTCGCCGGATGCTGCGGCATCGACGCGTTCGGCTTCTGGCCGGACGACATCGCGGTTGCGCTGAGCGCGTGGCATCGCGATGCGCTGGTTCGGCTTGCCGACGATCTGCTGTCGGCTCAGCGTTCGATCGACGCGCTGCCGTCCGATATCGTCGTCAGCACGCGCATGAACCACTACCTTCGGAAAACCGTGATGCAGGAATTGCTGGCGCATCTGCGGACGGTTGTCGACGACATCCGGCCGCAGCGTGACGCACCGCGCGCCTAG
- a CDS encoding LysE family translocator has product MLFIKSVVMGLSIAVPVGPIGMLCIQRSLSRGFQAGFATGIGAACADAIYGLLGALGIAGIVTAFPMLTVGLKIGGGAFLVWLAWTIARQAPAASAMQRELPRTTVLRDFLTTFGLTLSNPMTILSFVGIFAALGPLTGAREGAMWPSVSLMVAGVFIGSATWWLCLSSASAALRTKMSFAFMHGLSRVSAVVIAAFGAIQLAAGVRGVI; this is encoded by the coding sequence ATGTTGTTCATCAAATCCGTCGTGATGGGGCTGTCGATCGCGGTGCCGGTCGGCCCGATCGGCATGTTGTGCATTCAGCGCAGCCTGAGCCGCGGTTTCCAGGCCGGGTTCGCGACGGGCATCGGCGCCGCGTGCGCCGACGCGATCTACGGCCTGCTCGGCGCGCTGGGCATCGCGGGTATCGTCACGGCGTTCCCGATGCTGACCGTCGGCCTGAAGATCGGCGGTGGCGCGTTCCTCGTGTGGCTGGCCTGGACCATCGCACGCCAGGCGCCGGCCGCGTCGGCGATGCAACGCGAGTTGCCGCGCACGACGGTGCTGCGCGATTTCCTGACGACGTTCGGCCTCACGCTGTCGAACCCGATGACGATCCTGTCGTTCGTCGGGATTTTCGCGGCGCTCGGCCCGCTGACGGGCGCGCGGGAAGGCGCGATGTGGCCGTCCGTGTCGCTGATGGTCGCCGGCGTGTTCATTGGTTCCGCGACCTGGTGGCTGTGCCTGAGCAGCGCGAGCGCCGCGCTGCGCACGAAGATGTCGTTCGCGTTCATGCACGGGTTGTCGCGCGTGTCGGCCGTCGTCATCGCGGCGTTCGGCGCGATTCAGCTGGCTGCGGGCGTGCGCGGCGTCATCTAG
- a CDS encoding Lrp/AsnC family transcriptional regulator gives MDELDWKVLALLQDNGRVSYTELARQVHLSVPAVTERVKRLEAAGVVEGYTARINPAAAGYPVSALIGITVPQPAKAKFLKLLETIPEVVECHHVTGADSYVMRFVATSMTHLEQLIERINLYGETRTSIVMSTPLPARGMARPPSKLDGSRG, from the coding sequence ATGGACGAACTGGACTGGAAGGTACTGGCGCTGCTGCAGGACAACGGCCGCGTCAGCTATACGGAGCTGGCGCGCCAGGTTCACCTGTCGGTGCCGGCGGTCACGGAGCGCGTGAAGCGCCTGGAAGCGGCCGGCGTCGTCGAGGGCTACACGGCGCGGATCAATCCGGCCGCGGCCGGTTATCCGGTGAGCGCGCTGATCGGCATCACGGTGCCCCAACCGGCGAAAGCCAAATTCCTCAAGTTGCTGGAGACGATTCCCGAAGTCGTCGAATGTCATCACGTGACGGGCGCGGATTCCTACGTGATGCGCTTCGTCGCCACCAGCATGACCCATCTCGAACAGCTGATCGAACGCATCAACCTGTACGGCGAAACGCGCACGTCGATCGTGATGTCGACGCCGCTGCCGGCGCGCGGGATGGCGCGGCCGCCGTCGAAGCTCGACGGGAGCCGCGGGTAA